The following is a genomic window from Pecten maximus chromosome 19, xPecMax1.1, whole genome shotgun sequence.
ttttgcttATATGTGAGATTTAAATTCGGTGTTCTTGGCTCTCCGTACACGTCCTTTCTACCAGTTACACGGAAAATTGAAAGAAGCTTTCATTTCTTGTCTATACTTTAATAGCGATTTTCTCGTAATCTTTCCaaagtaacaaaataattacatttcagACAACCACCAACATTAAGATGGCTGACTTGAGCTACATTTCCTGTCCGAATCCTGACTATGTCCGGTACAAATCAATCGTTGACGTGTTGAGAGAAAGGAGAAATGAGTCCCCAGAAAAGGAAATATGCGTTCAGCGGTTTCCTGGGGGCGGACGAAAGTCTTTGACCTATGATGAATTGTTAAAGAGGTCGACATACATAGCCAAATATCTGATCAGTAATGGGATTAAACCAGGAGACAGTGTAGCAATTATTGGGTCAAACTCCATCGAGTGGATTATTGGTGAGTTTGCAATCTTTGTCACAGGAGCGGTGGCtgttcaaatatacaaaacaagGGAATCTTTCGCTGAGACGTTGAAGTTACTTAACTCCACAAAATGCAGTGCCGTTCTAGTTGATCCTGACTCGGACGAAACATATATTTCAGACATGGGGGCGTACTTCTTTGATAAAGAATCTGGAAAAGATAAGAAGATTGCTTTGCTACTAcaaaaatcaacattatcttCGCTCCCTTCACTGGATGACGTTACCTTGACAGCTGAAGAGGAAATTATACCACTGCCAAGACTACAACCAGAAAGTAGCGCCGTAATTTTTGTCACTTCAGGTTCAACCGGAGTTCCAAAAATGGTCGAATTTACTCATTTGTCGATTGTCAATGGTTCCTATGGCACCTTTTTGGGGGCATCAGGCGACCGGCCTTACGAGACTTGCTATAACGACCGACCGTTTTGCTGGTTTGGTGGCTCTCCATTATTCAGTATCCTGAATGGCAATAAAAGGGTATTTGTTGATACAACAATAGGAATGAAGAAAGAGAACATCCTGTCTGTTTGGGATATCATCATTACTGAACGCTGCACGACTGCTGGGCTTCTTCCTTATGCGGTGCTTGATATTCTCGCAAACATGGACACAATACTGAAACTCGGCTACAAACTGTACGCCATCATGACCGGCGGGCAACTTATTGGCAGTCATCTCGCTGATGTATGTGGTAAATGTACGGAGAAACTGTTCATGGTTTACGGGTCAACTGAAGTTGGtgtgtcgtgttatattgaaatTACGCCGAAAATGGAGGAAGGACATGTAGGGTCGCTGTTTCCAGGCTTCGAAGTCAAAATAGCCGGTGACAGAGATGAAACCTTGGATCGTGGACATTTAGGAGAAATCCTCGTGAGATCACTGTCGATGTTGAGATGGTACCGGAACGCTCCAGAAATCAACGCAGCTTCTTTTATTGACGGATGGTTTAGAACAGGAGACGTTGGAACCATAACGACAACGGGCAAGTTTTTTGTGAAGGGAAAAtcaaatgacgtcataaaaagGGGCGGCTTGAAAGTCTTGACAAGCGTAGTGGAAGGAGCTATTTCCAAGCTACCAGGTGTAAGGGAGGTCATTGTTGTTGCAGTACCGGACTCGCGGCTCCTTGAAGAGGTATGCGCCTGTTATATACTGAAAGATGATGTCACTACAACAGAGGATGACCTTGATAAGAACTGTGAGAGTGTACTCGGAGATAACGTGTTAGGAAACAAACCATCCTACTTCTTAAGGTTTGATTCCTTTCCGACACTTTCCAATGGTAAAACCGACAAGGTCCAGGTGAAACGGCAAGCTCTTGAAAGATTAAATCTAGCATAACATCGACGAGATGGGCACCGCGCTAACATTATGTTGTTCAAATATAAtcgtgtatatcatataactgTTGTCCTAACTTATATTCAGATATCCAAGTATAACTATATttgcaaaatatatttcaaccaTTGTTAAACATTCTATATAATGCATATGCAGAATACAGTATTAATTTTATCACAATTCTTTTTATCTCATTTGATCAGCAATTTCGAATGATGGAATTTCATAATCCTTAacacgtttttttttgtttcatattctATGAGACAAATCACCATAGGCTATATTAGGCTATACATGATTCGTCTTTCCGTGTTTGTTTTACTCATTGATATCGTCGTTGTTCAATATTcgatgtctttttttttattgcaaacCAATGGACGTACATCTTACCAAATAAAGACTTTTGCTTGTGGTTTCGATAAGTATCGTaattgaattatctcccctcaTGCACAATAGAAGTATACAACGGTTAGAACTGTATGTTATGTGTTCAAAATTGATTCATTGAGGAAACAACTCGTGCGTACTTACCGGATTGTATTTAGTTGTTTTCTGAACTGTAATAAtgatgaattaaaaaataataataatttaatttttattcatCCCGAAAACGTTCTATAGTCAGCATATTATCCGAGTCAGAATTACCCTGATTATCATGATAATCATAGGCTGAACGTAGGCAAAATGTTTTCACAACAAAATGAAGGATCTTATTCAAACTCACAATATTTTTTAGACAGATCAGACACAAGTCAATTCAGCACCAATATTCTGTCAAATAAAACTTATCATCCAAAAAcggtacaatgtgtgttatctaTTTAAGAATGGTTAATATGCATCTCCTGTTCTCGGTATGAACGTTCTACTTACTCTTAAACGGACACGTACTTTGATATTCCCGGAGTTTGTataaaaagtgaaatatttagATTAAGCTAAAATCGTGCACATTTTTTGTGCTCGTATAAAAAAGACATTATTTCTCAAATTAAGGGCTTAATATCTATAACGTTTTTTAGTTCTTAGTGTAGACTGACGCATGCTATAGAGTATATGCGCGCACCAGTTTAAAGTTCATCGCTCAATGGAGTACCGCGATAAGCTCACTTCCATGGTCCCCCCACCCAACTTGGGATGAATAAGAATTTTGGTCAAGAGGCAACTGTCCCTAGTATCTTTATTAATGATGACGGAATTGCATTTTGACCCTTCCACATTCAGTAGGAATGGTGCCGCGCGATAGTGGTTAAAAGTTCATCTCGATATTGAGCATTGATCTGTTCAGCACTTTTTTGTGGTTCAAACAACCCACTCGAGATGCATAGGAATTGTGGTAAAGATCCGACCGTCCTAAATATCCTAGAAATGATGACAGAACCGCC
Proteins encoded in this region:
- the LOC117317444 gene encoding long-chain-fatty-acid--CoA ligase FadD13-like; translated protein: MADLSYISCPNPDYVRYKSIVDVLRERRNESPEKEICVQRFPGGGRKSLTYDELLKRSTYIAKYLISNGIKPGDSVAIIGSNSIEWIIGEFAIFVTGAVAVQIYKTRESFAETLKLLNSTKCSAVLVDPDSDETYISDMGAYFFDKESGKDKKIALLLQKSTLSSLPSLDDVTLTAEEEIIPLPRLQPESSAVIFVTSGSTGVPKMVEFTHLSIVNGSYGTFLGASGDRPYETCYNDRPFCWFGGSPLFSILNGNKRVFVDTTIGMKKENILSVWDIIITERCTTAGLLPYAVLDILANMDTILKLGYKLYAIMTGGQLIGSHLADVCGKCTEKLFMVYGSTEVGVSCYIEITPKMEEGHVGSLFPGFEVKIAGDRDETLDRGHLGEILVRSLSMLRWYRNAPEINAASFIDGWFRTGDVGTITTTGKFFVKGKSNDVIKRGGLKVLTSVVEGAISKLPGVREVIVVAVPDSRLLEEVCACYILKDDVTTTEDDLDKNCESVLGDNVLGNKPSYFLRFDSFPTLSNGKTDKVQVKRQALERLNLA